A region of Numenius arquata chromosome 25, bNumArq3.hap1.1, whole genome shotgun sequence DNA encodes the following proteins:
- the GDF15 gene encoding growth/differentiation factor 15 → MPRALRDVGAALTCLQLLLLLPGVEPRPRTRDEDRLQLEAIKKGILERLGMPAPPVIRHQLDQESIQRAHRLYQEKVAELMRNRSREEEGDVPRTRHLHRLTPTLLRQPDIPQGHQDTREHQDPQKDQDPRGPYRYHLLLSRTEAFHRQLRVVQAELKLFKQSLASPGMSPLNTSEPPQVSIYTLRGAHRTPQLLDSQELDRDAPSLDLTAAVQPWAAGPEETLRLELAFTADVSALLATSGGETLVLEVETHETTRRGARRARGLEEECRKSDGKCCLKSLKVSFQDIGWSDWVIAPNSYYMRFCEGSCPHNYKPASMHAQIKARMHSLSKATPPPCCVPAGYDPMVLMHYDGEGRLVSTLFEDMLVTKCHCA, encoded by the exons ATGCCGAGGGCGCTGCGGGATGTCGGGGCTGCCCTCAcctgcctccagctcctgctgcttctccccgGCGTGGAGCCGAGGCCACGTACACGGGACGAGGACAGGCTCCAGCTGGAAGCCATCAAAAAGGGCATCCTGGAGAGGCTGGGGATGCCCGCGCCCCCCGTGATCCGGCACCAGCTGGACCAGGAGAGCATCCAGAGAGCTCACAGGCTCTACCAGGAGAAAGTGGCCGAGCTGATGAGGAACCGGAGCCGGGAAGAGGAGGGAGACGTGCCCAGGACCAGGCACCTGCATCGCCTGACCCCCACGT TGCTGCGCCAGCCGGACATCCCTCAAGGACACCAGGACACCAGGgaacaccaggacccccagaaaGACCAAGACCCCCGTGGTCCCTACCGCTACCATCTCCTCCTCTCCCGCACCGAGGCTTTCCACAGGCAGCTCCGGGTGGTGCAGGCAGAGCTGAAGCTCTTCAAGCAATCGCTGGCATCCCCCGGAATGTCCCCGCTCAACACCTCGGAGCCCCCCCAGGTCAGCATCTACACTCTGCGGGGGGCTCACAGGACCCCCCAGCTCCTGGATAGTCAAGAGCTGGACcgtgatgccccaagcctggaccTCACGGCAGCCGTCCAGCCCTGGGCTGCCGGTCCCGAGGAGACACTACGCCTGGAGCTGGCCTTCACAGCGGACGTCTCAGCCTTGCTGGCCACCTCAGGGGGTGAGACGCTGGTCCTGGAGGTGGAAACCCATGAGACCACAAGACGGGGGGCCAGGAGAGcccgggggctggaggaggagtgcAGGAAGAGCGATGGGAAGTGTTGCCTCAAGTCGCTCAAGGTCTCCTTCCAGGACATCGGCTGGTCGGACTGGGTCATCGCCCCCAACAGCTACTACATGAGGTTCTGCGAAGGTTCCTGTCCCCACAACTACAAGCCAGCCAGCATGCACGCCCAGATCAAAGCCCGCATGCACTCCCTCTCCAAAGCCACCCCGCCGCCCTGCTGCGTCCCCGCCGGCTACGACCCCATGGTGCTGATGCACTACGACGGCGAGGGCAGGCTGGTCTCCACCCTCTTCGAGGACATGCTGGTCACCAAGTGCCACTGTGCCTGA
- the LRRC25 gene encoding leucine-rich repeat-containing protein 25: MGHPAAPLVLLMLLMLHPAAPSSPCFSVPSDAPTELDLTNRSHRCAELDWSPFQQQRRLLLGRNGIEALSPSSRLEPGLEELDLSYNQLRELPPAFLGQARGLRHLGLQHNRLRELPAGFFANATALQSLRLEGNPLPAVPHTAFQPTLRQLVVPCRCEVVGSVLAACACSRLNCSVPECRCLTSHLDAFNVTYFHARECRSDVGLVAGSVGAAAGVAVLLVVVVVTAVVCYRRRKAAAIAAGAGWGKRESAATHRQPRYISRAEEMDTTTDVTAAAPDYENIFVSPCTAPATTRGWTPGWEEKRYSPQVPVDDDYFLESEAIPGDQPIYANTQNPGEDSIYIIPGQ, encoded by the exons ATGGGTCACCCTGCGGCCCCCCTAgtgctgctgatgctgctgaTGCTACACCCCGCGGCCCCCTCGTCCCCCTGTTTCTCCGTGCCGTCGGACGCCCCCACCGAGCTGGATTTGACCAACCGCAGCCACCGGTGCGCCGAGCTGGACTGGagccccttccagcagcagagacGGCTGCTGCTGGGCCGTAACGGCATCGAGGCCCTGAGCCCCTCATCCCGCCTCGAGccggggctggaggagctggacctGTCCTACAACCAGCTGCGGGAGCTGCCCCCCGCCTTCCTGGGCCAAGCGCGGGGGCTGCGGCATCTGGGGCTGCAGCACAACCGGCTGCGGGAGTTGCCCGCCGGCTTCTTCGCCAACGCCACGGCTCTGCAGAGCCTGCGGCTGGAGGGCAACCCCCTGCCCGCCGTGCCCCACACCGCCTTCCAGCCCACCCTGCGCCAGCTGGTGGTTCCCTGCCGCTGCGAGGTGGTGGGCAGCGTCCTGGCAGCCTGCGCCTGCTCCCGGCTCAACTGCAGCGTGCCCGAGTGCCGCTGCCTCACCTCCCACCTCGACGCCTTCAACGTCACCTATTTCCACGCCAGGGAATGCCGAAGCGacgtggggctggtggccggcTCGGTCGGGGCCGCCGCTGGGGTGgccgtgctgctggtggtggtggtggtcaccGCCGTGGTTTGCTACCGGCGGAGGAAAGCGGCCGCCATCGCCGCCGGCGCCGGGTGGGGTAAGCGGGAGTCCGCTGCGACCCACAGGCAGCCCCGCTACATCAGCCGGGCCGAGGAGATGGACACCACCACCGATGTCACTGCTGCCGCGCCGGACTATGAGAACATCTTCGTGAGCCCCTGCACCGCCCCGGCCACCACGCGGGGCTGGACGCCGGGATGGGAGGAGAAGCGGTACAG cccccaggtcCCGGTGGATGACGACTATTTCCTGGAGAGCGAGGCCATCCCCGGGGACCAGCCCATCTACGCCAACACGCAGAACCCCGGCGAGGACAGCATCTACATCATCCCTGGCCagtga